A single genomic interval of Ischnura elegans chromosome 3, ioIscEleg1.1, whole genome shotgun sequence harbors:
- the LOC124156314 gene encoding uncharacterized protein LOC124156314, with the protein MAEGTYEYECMRAELLGLPKPERQPESEKPQVVDDEDEDIDAEAAKELEDTKDDMKRVGGGLEELTSILANTQKKLNSFKPNFGSLKDLFQRHLSTDSASGSADVTKADEGMKDDINATSEGTSGMTKKLESAKKTADDLGEEMSSQVDKLDALVAKAEQAEMSMASQNKQMRKFLH; encoded by the exons ATGGCGGAAGGCACATACGAGTATGAATGCATGCGAGCGGAGTTGCTTGGTCTTCCTAAACCTGAAAGGCAACCCGAGTCAGAAAAACCTCAGGTTGTAGATGACGAAGATGAAGATATCGACGCTGAAGCTGCTAAG GAACTAGAGGATACTAAGGATGACATGAAGAGAGTTGGAGGTGGTTTGGAAGAACTGACTAGCATATTGGCCAACACGCAGAAGAAACTAAATTCATTCAAG CCCAACTTCGGAAGTCTAAAAGATCTTTTTCAAAGGCACTTAAGCACAGATAGTGCGTCAGGGAGTGCAGATGTTACGAAAGCTGATGAAGGAATGAAGGATGACATCAATGCCACTAGTGAAG GCACCTCTGGAATGACGAAGAAACTAGAGAGTGCTAAAAAAACAGCCGATGACCTGGGTGAAGAGATGTCATCGCAGGTAGATAAGTTGGATGCTCTTGTGGCCAAGGCAGAGCAAGCTGAAATGAGTATGGCAAGTCAAAATAAACAAATGCGCAAGTTTCTCCATTAA